The DNA region AGTAAAATTCCGGCATATGGTGGAAAAAACTCGCCAATGCCACCTACATTTGTGGAAATAACTCTTAAACCCGACGCAAAAGCTTCCCCAATCACACAGGGTTGATTTTCATCATCACTCAACAAGATGAAGCAATCTGATTTTTGCATACGTTCCGCTATCTGCTCACTCGTCTGAATACCGAATACTTCTATTTTTTCAGAAAGTGATGCTTTTTCTACTTTTCCTCTTAAGGTTTCCAGAGTTTTCTCATCACCGTCTCCGCCAATCTGTAGGTTGAGTTTATACCCGTTCTTCAACAGTCTGATTGCCGCATCAATAATTTTGTCAGCGTTTTTTCTGGGAATCAGATTAGAAACATGAATGAAGGTAAACTCTTTAGTATGTTTGCCGTGGAAAAAAATTTCTGTATTGACGACGTTGGGAATAACTTGCATTTTTGTTTTGATCCCCAAATCCATTAATCCGTACATCAGGTCTTTAGAGACCGGCAATATTTTGTCTGCCGTGTTACCGATAATTTTGGCAAAGAATTTAATAGGTTTAGCTGTTCGATGGCTATTTATCTTTCGTAAAGCTGTCCAATGTTCTGTAACTAAAAATGGGATTTTATGAAATTTTTTCAGATAAACTGCAAACAGCATAGAATTGTGCAGCACATTGGCGTGAACCAAATCGGGAATTTCCAATTTTGAAAATCCTTTTCTATAACCGTTCATCCTTCGCAAAAAATTCAGGAGCGGGTTTCGTGTATTTTTATAATAAACGATTAATGTCTTAATTCCATTTATTTCCTTCTGTTCAAACAAGTATTTCTTGTCTTGATGATAATCCCCTATACAATGTAGGATTTCGACATTATGGTACAATGACACCGCCTCCGCATGACGCTGTACAAAATTTCCATTGGTCGGCTCCAATTTGTTAGGAAACCATGAGGAAATAAAGAGTACTTTTTTTCTTTCCAAGATTTTATTTATAATGTTACCTTTGCTCAAACTTCAAATTGGATGAAGATGATGACGAAAATCAAAAAGATTATTGACTTTGCTGGAATTCTTTTAGAAAACCCAAGTCTAATAAACATTACACTCAATGAAAATTCCGTTCTGCAAAAGAAATTTAAACAAAAATACGGCAATTTTGTTGCATTACCGCAAATTGAAATTAAGGATTTAGCGCACAATGATGTTTCCTCGGTTGAAAGTTTCTTGATGGATGGCAGTTCACTTATCACCGATTTACAATTATTAGCTACGCTTGCTGCGAGGGAAGATGTGAACTCTTACTTCGAGATCGGAACATGGCGTGGAGAAAGTGTATATAATGTGGCCAAACAAATCCAGGATTGCACAACTATGAACCTTTCGAAATTGGAGATGAAGGAAATGGGTTGGGATTCACGATATGCTGAACAGCACGGAATTCTTTCAACAAAAAATTCAGAAATTCTTCATCTTGAAGGTAACACCAAAGCTTTTGACTTCGCATCGTTGAATAAAAAATATGATTTGATTTTTATTGATGGCGACCACAGCTACGACATGGTTTTGAACGACACTAAAAAAGTTTTTAAACATCTACTTCATGAGAATTCCATCGTAGTTTGGCATGACTACGCCTATAGTCCGCAAAAGATTCGTTATGAAGTTTTTCACGCAATTTTGGATGGAACCGGAAAAGAAAACCATCAGTATCTTTATCACGTGAAAAATACTTTGTGTGGGGTTTTTTATCGTGGAGATATCGACACAACTATTTTCGACGATATGGAGGTGCCTGGAAAAATATATCACAACACGATAATTAGTGAAAAGTTTTCATAAATCGATAAGAAAAAAGCGGACAGAATATCTGTCCGGCTTCGTAATTTTCGGTAATTTGGTCGGAAACAATTGGTAATTTAAAGAAACTTTCCTAAGAATTATCGGTACACCAATGTGGCTAAGAAAACCGCTGTACTAATTGAACTATATTTGATTCCAAGTAATCTCTGAAACATTAACATTAATGATAACTGCGATAAATTTCGCCAACTATTTTTCACCACATTACCTAATTTTATTTCCTTACGAATTTGATAGATTTTGCTGTTTTCTTTAAATCGTAAATTTTAATAATATATGTTCCTGCTGGCAAGTCATGAATTCGAATTGTTTGCTCATTATTAAAAGTTTTAACTTGCTTTCCAGAAACGTCATAGATTTCTGATTTAAGAATCTTATTTTTGGATTTAATGCTTAAATAATCACTCGCAGGATTAGGATACAAAACTATTTCATCAGCTTTTGTAACAGAATTGGATATATTATTTTTTTCAGTTGTAATAATGATTGTAGGTCGAGAAATAGTGTTAGAACCAAAACAGGTATTTACATTATCTACATACAAAAAGTGGGTTTTTCCCAATCCTGGTTCGAGCAAGGTATTAGAATCTAATGTTATCCCTTTTTTTGCTCTAAAAATCACGCCAGAATTCTCAATAAATCTTTGATTTTTTATTCTTATGTATTCAGGAGAATTTACAAGCTTGAAATCCCATTTTTTAAATGTTCTGTTATTTACCAAAACCTCTCCTCCATTTGCTGAATTCATTTGCCATGCAATTTTCGTGGCTTTTTCAGCGTTTATTCTTCCTGCACCTAAACCTCCAATATACGGTGCGTTTGCACTTATCGAATCCACTGAGACTGCCGTCAATTTAATAATAGACTCTAATTCATCTACACTTAAACAATTATTTGCAGTAAAGATTAAACTTGCAATTCCTGAAACATGTGGTGC from Chryseobacterium suipulveris includes:
- a CDS encoding glycosyltransferase yields the protein MERKKVLFISSWFPNKLEPTNGNFVQRHAEAVSLYHNVEILHCIGDYHQDKKYLFEQKEINGIKTLIVYYKNTRNPLLNFLRRMNGYRKGFSKLEIPDLVHANVLHNSMLFAVYLKKFHKIPFLVTEHWTALRKINSHRTAKPIKFFAKIIGNTADKILPVSKDLMYGLMDLGIKTKMQVIPNVVNTEIFFHGKHTKEFTFIHVSNLIPRKNADKIIDAAIRLLKNGYKLNLQIGGDGDEKTLETLRGKVEKASLSEKIEVFGIQTSEQIAERMQKSDCFILLSDDENQPCVIGEAFASGLRVISTNVGGIGEFFPPYAGILLDNTDIQGLEVAMKNVLGNPFPDAHQLVDYAEVTFSKKAIAKQISRVYEEILK
- a CDS encoding class I SAM-dependent methyltransferase; this encodes MMTKIKKIIDFAGILLENPSLINITLNENSVLQKKFKQKYGNFVALPQIEIKDLAHNDVSSVESFLMDGSSLITDLQLLATLAAREDVNSYFEIGTWRGESVYNVAKQIQDCTTMNLSKLEMKEMGWDSRYAEQHGILSTKNSEILHLEGNTKAFDFASLNKKYDLIFIDGDHSYDMVLNDTKKVFKHLLHENSIVVWHDYAYSPQKIRYEVFHAILDGTGKENHQYLYHVKNTLCGVFYRGDIDTTIFDDMEVPGKIYHNTIISEKFS